A section of the Primulina eburnea isolate SZY01 chromosome 1, ASM2296580v1, whole genome shotgun sequence genome encodes:
- the LOC140840249 gene encoding protein DETOXIFICATION 18-like: protein MSSTYGAEAAAATPMLVRKKVWGWLSKVIDVEEAKDQMLFVLPMMLTNVSYYLIPLVSVMFAGHLGELELAGSNLANSWASVTGYALMVGLSGALETLCGQGYGARLYGMLGIYLQTSCIITIVFTIAVSILWWFSDSVLILLHQDAQIADQAGLYLKYLIPGLFAFGFLQNLLRFLQTQCVVMPLVVCSLVSLALHLGIVYVLVHWTTLGYRGAPVAASISLWISVLMLSFYVLKAKKFETTWEGFTRESFSHVFTNFKIALPSAAMVCLEYWAFHILVLMAGLMPNSDITTSLIAMCVNTGAILFMVANGLSAAASTRVSNELGAENPDRARHAMVVTLKLTVLVVVCVVLALFFGHNLWASSFTDSHVIIDAFASMIPLLIASVTCDFIQGIFSGVARGCGWQHLAAFINLGAYYCIGMPVAGLLGFKFKLYAKGLWIGIVCGVSVQMIGLILLSKFSNWTRVELSHA, encoded by the exons ATGTCATCGACCTATGGCGCAGAGGCGGCGGCGGCGACTCCGATGCTGGTGAGGAAAAAGGTGTGGGGATGGCTCAGCAAGGTTATTGATGTGGAAGAGGCTAAAGATCAGATGCTTTTCGTATTGCCAATGATGCTGACTAATGTTTCCTATTACCTCATTCCATTGGTGTCTGTTATGTTTGCCGGCCACCTCGGAGAACTCGAGCTCGCTGGGTCCAATCTGGCCAATTCTTGGGCTTCTGTCACTGGTTACGCTCTCATG GTTGGCTTGAGTGGTGCACTTGAGACATTATGTGGACAAGGATATGGTGCAAGACTATATGGGATGCTAGGGATATATCTACAAACGTCATGCATTATAACCATCGTCTTCACAATTGCAGTATCCATTCTGTGGTGGTTTTCCGATAGCGTATTGATTTTGTTGCATCAAGATGCTCAAATAGCAGATCAAGCTGGTCTCTATCTGAAGTATCTCATTCCCGGGCTCTTTGCTTTTGGTTTTTTgcaaaatcttttgagatttcTTCAGACACAGTGCGTGGTAATGCCGCTCGTCGTGTGTTCGTTGGTCTCTTTAGCCCTCCATTTGGGAATCGTCTACGTTTTGGTTCACTGGACCACACTGGGATATAGGGGAGCTCCAGTAGCAGCTTCAATTTCGTTGTGGATTTCAGTACTTATGTTAAGTTTTTATGTGCTCAAGGCGAAGAAATTTGAGACAACATGGGAAGGTTTTACCCGCGAGTCTTTTAGTCACGTCTTTACGAATTTTAAGATTGCTCTGCCTTCTGCAGCCATGGTTTG TCTGGAGTATTGGGCATTTCATATTCTAGTTTTGATGGCGGGATTGATGCCAAACTCTGATATTACCACTTCTCTGATTGCAATGTG TGTAAATACAGGAGCCATCTTGTTTATGGTTGCTAATGGCCTCAGTGCTGCAGCTAG CACGAGGGTATCCAACGAGTTAGGAGCAGAAAATCCAGATCGAGCCAGACATGCCATGGTTGTCACCCTTAAACTAACTGTTCTTGTTGTAGTTTGTGTTGTATTAGCCCTATTTTTTGGCCATAATTTGTGGGCTAGCTCCTTTACCGACAGCCATGTGATTATCGATGCATTTGCCTCGATGATACCCCTACTCATTGCATCTGTTACGTGCGATTTTATTCAAGGAATCTTTTCAG GAGTAGCAAGGGGATGTGGTTGGCAGCATTTGGCAGCGTTTATTAACTTGGGAGCGTACTATTGCATTGGCATGCCTGTTGCTGGTCTACTCGGTTTCAAGTTTAAACTATATGCTAAG GGACTGTGGATTGGGATAGTTTGTGGTGTATCAGTCCAGATGATAGGCCTAATTCTGCTTTCGAAGTTCTCAAACTGGACAAGGGTGGAGCTGTCCCATGCATGA